A genomic segment from Lutibacter sp. A80 encodes:
- the rny gene encoding ribonuclease Y yields the protein MVEYIVSIVIGIAIGLAIGYVIAKSLEKKKATKILRNTKKEATSIIREAQIEAAAIKKDKILQAKEKFIELKSEHEKVIIGRDKKIAETEKRVRDKESQVSQVLDKNKKLNIEVKSKIDDYNKKIDFLERRTEEVEKLHRKQVENLEVISGLSAEDAKKELVSSLKDQARSDAMAHIQDTIEEAKLTAQQEARKVILNTIQRVGVEQTVENCVSVFNIESDDVKGRIIGREGRNIRALESATGVEIIVDDTPEAIILSCFDPVRREIARLSLHKLVTDGRIHPARIEEIVKKTEKQLQQEIIEVGKRTVIDLGIHGLHPELIKTIGRMKYRSSYGQNLLQHSREVANLCGLMAAELGLNAKLAKRAGLLHDIGKVPETESDLPHALLGMEWAQKYNENPEICNAIGAHHDEIEMKSLIAPIVQVCDAISGARPGARRQVLDSYIQRLKDLEDIAFGFTGVQKAYAIQAGRELRVIVESEKVNDAKASELSFTISQKIQNDMTYPGQVRVTVIRETRAVNIAK from the coding sequence ATGGTAGAATATATAGTGTCAATTGTAATTGGCATAGCAATAGGATTAGCAATAGGTTATGTAATTGCAAAATCGCTTGAAAAAAAGAAAGCAACTAAAATTTTAAGAAATACAAAGAAAGAAGCAACCTCTATAATTAGAGAAGCTCAGATTGAAGCAGCTGCTATTAAAAAAGATAAAATACTTCAAGCAAAAGAAAAATTTATTGAACTAAAATCTGAACACGAAAAAGTAATTATTGGTCGTGATAAAAAAATTGCTGAAACAGAGAAAAGAGTAAGAGACAAAGAATCTCAAGTTTCTCAAGTACTTGATAAAAATAAAAAATTAAATATTGAAGTAAAGTCTAAAATAGACGATTATAATAAAAAAATTGACTTTTTAGAACGAAGAACTGAAGAAGTAGAGAAATTACATAGAAAGCAAGTTGAAAACTTAGAAGTAATTTCTGGTTTATCTGCAGAAGATGCTAAAAAAGAATTGGTAAGTTCTTTAAAAGATCAAGCTAGATCTGATGCAATGGCGCATATACAAGATACCATTGAAGAAGCAAAATTAACCGCACAACAAGAAGCTCGTAAAGTAATTTTAAATACTATTCAGCGTGTTGGAGTAGAACAAACTGTTGAAAATTGTGTTTCTGTATTTAATATAGAATCAGATGATGTTAAAGGTAGAATTATTGGTCGTGAAGGTAGAAATATCCGTGCATTAGAATCAGCAACAGGAGTAGAGATAATTGTAGATGATACTCCAGAAGCAATTATATTATCTTGTTTTGATCCTGTTCGTAGAGAAATAGCTCGTTTATCTTTACATAAATTAGTAACTGATGGTAGAATTCATCCTGCACGTATAGAAGAAATTGTTAAGAAAACTGAAAAACAATTACAACAAGAAATTATTGAAGTTGGTAAACGTACTGTTATAGATTTAGGAATTCACGGTTTACATCCTGAACTTATTAAAACTATTGGTAGAATGAAATACCGTTCTTCTTATGGTCAAAATTTATTACAACACTCTAGAGAGGTAGCAAATCTTTGTGGATTAATGGCTGCAGAACTAGGTTTAAATGCTAAACTAGCTAAAAGAGCCGGATTATTACACGATATAGGTAAAGTTCCAGAAACTGAAAGTGATTTACCACATGCTTTATTAGGTATGGAATGGGCACAAAAATATAATGAAAACCCAGAAATTTGTAATGCTATTGGAGCACACCACGATGAAATTGAAATGAAATCGTTAATAGCACCAATTGTACAAGTTTGTGATGCAATTTCAGGTGCCAGACCAGGTGCTCGCCGTCAGGTATTAGATTCATACATTCAACGTTTAAAAGATCTAGAAGATATTGCTTTTGGTTTTACAGGTGTGCAAAAAGCTTATGCAATACAAGCTGGTAGAGAATTGCGTGTTATTGTAGAAAGTGAAAAAGTAAATGACGCTAAAGCATCTGAATTATCATTTACTATTTCGCAAAAAATTCAAAATGATATGACATATCCAGGTCAAGTTAGAGTAACTGTTATTAGAGAAACAAGAGCAGTGAATATAGCCAAATAA
- a CDS encoding cell division protein ZapA: MAETLKIKVTVAGRVYPLRVKNANEEQGMRKAATKINELVSNFEKNYAVSDKQDVLAMCALQFASLIEIKAINKEEDMTEAIEKINKLNVLIDEHLNK; the protein is encoded by the coding sequence ATGGCAGAAACACTAAAAATTAAAGTTACAGTTGCAGGTAGAGTATATCCTCTAAGAGTTAAAAACGCTAACGAGGAACAAGGAATGCGTAAGGCGGCAACAAAAATTAATGAATTAGTGAGTAATTTTGAAAAAAATTATGCAGTTAGTGATAAACAAGATGTTTTAGCAATGTGTGCTTTACAGTTTGCTTCATTAATTGAAATAAAAGCTATTAATAAGGAAGAAGATATGACAGAAGCAATAGAAAAAATAAATAAATTGAATGTTTTAATAGATGAACATTTAAACAAATAA
- a CDS encoding MATE family efflux transporter, with translation MKLAKYTSEFKNNIKLATPVMMGSLGHLLVGLIDDIMVGRLGAVELAATSLGNSIFFITLSVGLGFSFAITPLIAESDGEGDKEKGRSIFQHGIILTAIIGLVMFIGLLFLKPILYHLDQPEEVVVLAIPYYEIVAFSMIPLMLFQGFKQFADGLSQTKYAMWATILTNVVNVILNFTLIYGFWIFPRLELVGAALGTLISRFVMVFFIYFMIAKKDKFAIYLKRLKFEELNKERFLKILKLGFPSALQMLFEVGLFTSSVLLAGTLGAFPQAANQIALKLSSSTFMVAVGVGVAATIRVGNQKGLKNYKELRRIAFSNFLMILILMATFSVGFMVFKDYLPLIFTDNKEVIKIASTLLIIAGLFQLSDGLQAVILGALRGLQDVNIPSALTFVAYWIIGFPISYYFGTKAGFGTFGIWIGLLVGLTFSALLLFIRFNYLTNKLIQEKNGIT, from the coding sequence TTGAAATTAGCAAAATACACATCAGAATTTAAAAACAATATAAAGTTAGCTACTCCAGTAATGATGGGCTCTTTAGGGCATTTATTAGTTGGGCTAATTGATGATATAATGGTTGGAAGATTAGGTGCAGTTGAACTTGCAGCTACTTCTTTAGGAAATAGTATTTTTTTTATTACTCTTTCCGTAGGTTTAGGTTTTTCTTTTGCAATTACTCCATTAATTGCTGAGTCTGATGGAGAAGGAGATAAAGAAAAAGGTAGAAGTATTTTTCAACACGGTATTATTTTAACAGCTATTATTGGGCTTGTTATGTTTATTGGATTGCTATTTTTGAAACCAATATTATACCATTTAGATCAACCAGAAGAAGTTGTAGTGTTAGCAATTCCTTACTATGAAATTGTTGCTTTTTCTATGATTCCTTTAATGCTTTTTCAAGGCTTTAAACAGTTTGCAGACGGATTGTCTCAAACTAAATATGCCATGTGGGCAACAATTTTAACAAATGTTGTAAATGTTATTTTAAACTTTACATTAATTTATGGATTTTGGATTTTTCCGCGCTTAGAATTGGTAGGCGCTGCTTTAGGAACACTAATATCCAGATTTGTAATGGTGTTTTTTATATATTTTATGATTGCTAAAAAAGACAAGTTTGCAATTTATTTGAAAAGATTAAAATTTGAAGAGCTAAATAAAGAACGTTTTTTAAAAATATTAAAATTAGGTTTTCCATCTGCTTTACAAATGCTTTTTGAAGTTGGTTTATTTACATCTTCAGTCTTATTAGCAGGAACTTTAGGTGCATTTCCACAAGCAGCAAATCAAATTGCGTTAAAATTATCATCCTCAACATTTATGGTTGCCGTTGGAGTAGGAGTAGCAGCAACTATTAGAGTTGGAAATCAGAAAGGTTTAAAAAATTATAAAGAATTAAGGCGTATTGCTTTTTCTAATTTTTTAATGATTTTAATTTTAATGGCAACCTTCTCTGTTGGATTTATGGTGTTTAAAGATTATTTACCATTAATTTTTACAGACAATAAAGAAGTAATTAAAATAGCATCAACATTATTAATAATTGCAGGTCTTTTTCAATTGTCCGATGGCCTTCAGGCTGTAATTTTAGGAGCTTTAAGAGGTTTGCAAGATGTAAATATACCTTCAGCATTAACATTTGTAGCGTATTGGATTATAGGTTTTCCAATAAGTTATTATTTTGGAACTAAAGCTGGTTTTGGTACATTTGGAATATGGATAGGACTTTTAGTTGGTCTTACGTTTTCAGCTTTATTATTATTTATAAGGTTTAATTATTTAACAAATAAATTAATTCAAGAAAAAAATGGAATTACCTAA
- a CDS encoding porin family protein, producing the protein MKNFSLSIFILIFILNFNSGKAQSLNEFGLKAGINFVDIRDKLSDDGVTHLNKNGFYLGAFMEFRRSVNFSIQPEVYYSSNKNEYDENIGLLHIPILLKYKLGNRFELYGGPESQFLLSVYGIDINKDKSYKKFILSAIAGVGFIISNEFAIDARYNLAVSNYIDRGNHQNTKLNFIQIGLTYKFDN; encoded by the coding sequence ATGAAAAATTTTAGTTTAAGTATTTTTATTTTAATTTTTATTCTGAATTTTAATTCTGGAAAAGCACAAAGTTTAAATGAATTCGGATTAAAAGCAGGAATTAATTTTGTTGATATTAGGGATAAGCTTAGCGATGATGGTGTAACTCATTTAAATAAAAATGGGTTTTATTTAGGTGCTTTTATGGAGTTTAGAAGGAGTGTAAACTTTTCTATTCAACCAGAAGTATACTATTCATCAAACAAAAATGAATATGATGAAAATATTGGATTACTACATATACCAATACTTTTAAAATATAAATTAGGAAATAGATTTGAACTCTACGGAGGTCCAGAATCTCAGTTTTTATTGTCGGTATATGGAATTGATATTAATAAAGATAAATCATATAAAAAGTTTATTTTATCCGCAATTGCAGGTGTTGGTTTTATAATTTCAAATGAATTTGCAATTGATGCACGTTATAATTTAGCAGTTTCTAATTATATTGATAGAGGCAATCATCAAAACACTAAATTAAATTTTATTCAAATAGGTTTGACCTATAAATTTGATAATTAA
- a CDS encoding carboxypeptidase-like regulatory domain-containing protein yields MKNYILLFFLVFASVTLTAQKATIKGTVKNTSKTPIEGVSITYANYGTTTNNDGEYLLQIPAEKEIVIKFSHVSYKTFIKKVTIPQNRTFRFSPTLTIQIEEINEILVEDRKKDAQGTLNINTETVAKIPGANEGVENILMTLPGVNNNNELSTQYNVRGGNFDENLIYINGIEVYRPFLVRSGQQEGLSFVNSAMVQNVNFSAGGFQAKYGDKLASVLDITYRTPTEFSANINASLLGGSITAEGISSNKKLSALIGVRYRNNSLFINSKDIETNAEPNFTDVQAFLSYVINPKLKIDFLGNYALNNYKYIPKTRRTKFGTISDPQELIVYYDGQEKDKFKTVFGALKGSYKVNDNLNLSLTTSAYHTIEEEYYDILASYNIGEVNNDFGSEDFGEVEFYEGIGSQLNHARNTIDALINNAELKATYKKNNHLFEVGIKYQYEDIKDRIKEWEVVDSLGFNVPPPDFTTNNQPYEPFSGEITPYQSIDSQNHIKIDRLVWFAQYSKNSNWDNHKIWYNLGVRSHNWNVNGENLETSNQIIYSVRGQFAIKPDWQKDMLFRIAGGMYNQPPFYKELRDYNGVVNTAVKTQKSVQVVLGNDYSFKLWNRPFKFISEIYYKNLTNVNTYTVDNVKIRYSANNNATAYATGVDLRLNGEFVPGTESWVSIGLLKTEENYNNQGYIARPTDQRFKFGMLFQDYVPNIPKIRMYLNLVFNSGLPGGSPSYANPYEYQNRLNAYKRADIGISYVFADANNVHTSGKLKNIKEFALGFEIFNMFDVQNSITNTWVRDVYSKQFYGIPNYMTPRVLNIKMNLKF; encoded by the coding sequence TTGAAAAATTATATATTACTATTCTTTTTAGTATTTGCATCAGTTACTTTAACTGCCCAAAAAGCAACAATTAAAGGTACTGTAAAAAACACTTCAAAAACTCCTATTGAAGGTGTTTCAATTACGTATGCAAATTACGGAACAACTACAAATAATGATGGAGAATATTTATTACAAATACCTGCTGAAAAAGAAATTGTAATTAAATTTAGTCATGTTTCTTATAAAACATTTATAAAAAAAGTTACAATTCCACAAAACAGAACATTCCGTTTCTCCCCTACTTTAACTATCCAAATTGAAGAAATTAATGAAATACTTGTTGAAGATCGAAAAAAAGATGCACAAGGAACTTTAAATATAAATACCGAAACTGTTGCAAAAATTCCAGGTGCAAATGAAGGTGTAGAAAATATTTTAATGACACTTCCTGGAGTTAACAATAATAATGAACTTAGCACACAGTATAATGTAAGAGGTGGAAATTTTGATGAAAACTTAATTTATATTAATGGCATAGAAGTTTATAGACCTTTTCTTGTAAGGTCTGGTCAGCAAGAAGGCTTAAGCTTTGTAAACAGTGCTATGGTTCAAAATGTAAATTTTTCTGCAGGCGGTTTTCAAGCTAAATATGGAGATAAATTAGCATCGGTATTAGATATAACATATAGAACTCCAACAGAATTTAGCGCAAATATAAATGCAAGCCTTTTAGGTGGAAGTATAACTGCCGAAGGTATTTCTTCTAATAAAAAACTAAGCGCTTTAATTGGTGTTCGCTATAGAAACAACAGTTTATTTATCAACAGTAAAGATATAGAAACTAACGCGGAACCTAATTTTACAGATGTTCAAGCTTTTTTATCTTATGTTATAAATCCTAAATTAAAAATAGATTTCTTAGGAAATTATGCACTCAATAATTACAAATATATTCCTAAAACCAGAAGAACTAAATTTGGAACAATTTCAGACCCTCAAGAGTTAATTGTGTATTACGACGGACAAGAAAAGGACAAATTTAAAACTGTTTTTGGTGCCTTAAAAGGAAGTTACAAAGTAAACGATAATTTAAACCTTTCACTAACAACATCTGCTTATCATACCATAGAAGAAGAATATTACGATATTTTAGCAAGTTATAATATTGGAGAAGTAAACAACGATTTTGGCTCTGAAGATTTTGGTGAAGTTGAATTTTATGAAGGGATCGGTTCTCAATTAAATCACGCTAGAAACACAATAGATGCACTTATTAATAATGCAGAACTTAAAGCAACCTATAAAAAAAACAATCATTTATTTGAAGTAGGTATTAAATATCAATATGAAGATATAAAAGATCGCATTAAAGAATGGGAAGTTGTAGATTCTTTAGGTTTTAATGTACCACCACCAGATTTCACAACTAACAATCAACCTTACGAACCTTTTTCTGGCGAAATAACACCTTATCAAAGTATTGATTCACAAAATCATATAAAAATTGACAGACTAGTTTGGTTTGCACAATACAGCAAAAACAGTAATTGGGACAACCATAAAATATGGTATAATTTGGGAGTTCGTTCTCATAATTGGAATGTTAATGGCGAAAATCTTGAAACTTCAAATCAAATAATTTATAGTGTTAGAGGTCAGTTTGCAATAAAACCTGATTGGCAAAAAGATATGCTTTTTAGAATTGCAGGAGGAATGTATAACCAACCTCCATTTTATAAAGAATTAAGAGATTATAATGGTGTAGTTAATACAGCTGTAAAAACACAAAAATCGGTGCAAGTGGTTTTAGGTAATGATTATAGTTTTAAACTCTGGAACAGGCCTTTTAAATTTATTTCAGAAATCTATTATAAAAACTTAACCAATGTAAACACTTATACCGTAGATAATGTTAAAATTAGATATAGTGCCAACAATAATGCAACTGCGTATGCTACAGGTGTAGATCTAAGATTAAATGGTGAATTTGTTCCTGGAACCGAAAGTTGGGTAAGCATTGGTTTATTAAAAACTGAAGAAAATTATAACAATCAAGGTTATATTGCTCGCCCTACAGACCAAAGGTTTAAATTCGGAATGTTATTTCAAGATTATGTTCCAAATATCCCTAAAATTAGAATGTATTTAAATTTAGTTTTCAATTCAGGTCTACCAGGTGGTAGCCCTTCTTATGCAAATCCTTACGAATATCAAAATAGACTAAACGCATATAAAAGAGCCGATATTGGAATTTCATATGTTTTTGCAGATGCTAATAATGTACATACATCTGGTAAGTTAAAAAACATTAAAGAATTTGCACTAGGATTTGAAATATTTAACATGTTCGATGTGCAAAATTCAATTACCAATACTTGGGTTAGAGATGTTTATTCTAAGCAATTTTATGGCATTCCAAACTATATGACACCAAGAGTATTAAATATTAAAATGAATCTGAAATTTTAA
- the aroQ gene encoding type II 3-dehydroquinate dehydratase, producing MKILILNGPNLNLLGKREPEIYGSLTFESYFKSLKNNFPTVDLHYFQSNIEGELIDKLHEVGFSFDGVILNAGAYTHTSVAIGDAIKGIETPVIEVHISNVHSREDFRHISFIAPNAKGVIAGFGLKSYDLAIQSFL from the coding sequence ATGAAAATATTAATTTTAAATGGTCCAAACCTTAATTTATTAGGAAAACGTGAGCCAGAAATTTATGGAAGTTTAACTTTTGAATCCTATTTTAAAAGTTTAAAAAATAATTTTCCAACAGTTGATTTACATTATTTCCAAAGTAATATTGAAGGTGAATTAATCGATAAATTACACGAAGTAGGTTTTAGTTTTGACGGTGTTATTTTAAATGCAGGTGCTTACACACACACATCTGTTGCAATAGGCGACGCCATAAAAGGTATAGAAACTCCTGTTATTGAAGTGCATATTTCAAATGTACATTCTAGAGAAGATTTTAGACATATTTCGTTTATAGCGCCAAACGCAAAAGGTGTAATTGCTGGTTTTGGTTTAAAAAGTTATGATTTGGCAATACAGAGTTTTTTATAA
- a CDS encoding PLP-dependent aspartate aminotransferase family protein — MKPKFETLAIKSTENNFSEVKSVSIPIYLSSTYKRNEDGTYNNDFVYSRNDNPNRQIIEKSIAKLENATYGFAFSSGMAAVSTILQSLKTGDHVLLPDDIYFTIKNLFKEVFTSWGLSYNQIDMSNLETIKTAIKPNTALIWVETPSNPQLKLSDIKAISEIAHKNNALCVVDNTWLTPVFQTPLNLGADIVIHSTTKYFGGHSDVLGGTVVLNDEKIASKIKSIQQLNGAVPAPFDCWLIGRGIQTLHLRVTKQSENAHKLAVFLENHPKIEQVNYPGLKSHPQHNLAVKQQNKGFGAMLSILIKGTEKEVFKISTKLKYFTSATSLGGVESLVEHRKSVEGPDSSTPSNLIRISVGIEHIDDLIADWEQALN; from the coding sequence AAACAACTTTTCAGAAGTTAAATCAGTGAGCATACCTATTTACCTATCAAGCACTTATAAAAGAAATGAAGATGGTACTTATAATAATGATTTTGTTTACTCTAGAAATGATAATCCAAATAGACAAATTATTGAAAAAAGTATTGCTAAATTAGAAAATGCAACTTATGGATTCGCTTTTTCATCAGGAATGGCAGCTGTTAGCACTATTTTACAAAGTTTAAAAACAGGTGATCACGTATTATTACCCGATGATATTTATTTTACAATAAAAAATTTATTTAAAGAAGTTTTTACATCTTGGGGTTTAAGTTACAATCAAATTGATATGAGTAATTTAGAAACCATTAAAACTGCAATAAAACCAAATACTGCTTTAATTTGGGTTGAAACACCATCAAATCCACAATTAAAATTAAGTGATATAAAAGCAATTTCAGAAATTGCACATAAAAATAACGCTTTATGTGTTGTAGATAACACTTGGTTAACTCCAGTTTTTCAAACTCCATTAAATTTAGGAGCAGATATTGTAATTCATTCTACAACAAAATATTTTGGAGGACATAGCGATGTTTTAGGTGGTACTGTTGTTTTAAATGATGAAAAAATTGCCTCAAAAATTAAATCTATCCAACAATTAAATGGTGCTGTGCCTGCTCCTTTTGACTGCTGGTTAATTGGTAGAGGAATACAAACCTTACACTTACGTGTTACTAAACAAAGTGAAAATGCACATAAATTGGCTGTTTTTTTAGAAAATCATCCAAAAATTGAACAGGTAAATTACCCTGGACTAAAAAGTCACCCACAACATAATTTAGCCGTAAAACAACAAAACAAAGGTTTTGGAGCAATGCTATCTATACTAATTAAAGGAACTGAGAAAGAAGTATTTAAAATTTCAACAAAATTAAAATATTTTACTTCAGCAACAAGTCTTGGTGGTGTTGAAAGTCTTGTAGAGCATAGAAAATCTGTTGAAGGCCCTGATAGTTCAACACCTAGCAATTTAATTAGAATTTCTGTTGGAATAGAGCATATAGACGATTTAATAGCTGATTGGGAACAAGCATTAAATTAA
- the xerD gene encoding site-specific tyrosine recombinase XerD — protein sequence MKWNSTLTDYISYLKIEKGLAKNSIESYARDVKKLISFLEENELIYSPINIHQDCIQEFIYTSSKTINARSQARLISGIRNFFNYLIFEEYRKDNPTDLIETPKIGLKLPDTLSIEDIDKLIQAIDLSKPQGERNRTIIETLYSCGLRVSELVELQLSDLFFDEGFIRVLGKGNKQRFVPINIQTQKYITNYINDIRVHINVKKGFEDTVFLNRRGKKLTRVMIFTIVKNLAIKIDLKKKISPHTFRHSFATHLLERGADLRAIQQMLGHESITTTEIYMHLDKSFLKEVVNTFHPRK from the coding sequence ATGAAATGGAATAGTACATTAACAGACTATATTAGCTATTTAAAAATTGAAAAAGGCTTAGCAAAAAATTCAATTGAAAGTTATGCACGTGATGTAAAAAAATTAATTTCCTTTTTAGAAGAAAACGAATTAATATATTCACCTATAAATATACATCAAGACTGTATTCAAGAATTTATTTACACTAGTTCTAAAACTATAAATGCACGTTCACAAGCACGATTAATATCTGGTATTAGAAATTTTTTCAATTATTTAATTTTTGAAGAATATAGAAAAGATAATCCTACAGATTTAATTGAAACTCCTAAAATTGGCTTAAAATTACCCGATACTTTATCTATAGAAGATATTGATAAATTAATACAAGCAATAGATTTAAGTAAACCCCAAGGCGAACGCAACAGAACTATAATTGAAACGCTTTATAGTTGTGGCTTAAGGGTTTCTGAATTGGTTGAATTACAACTTTCAGATTTATTTTTTGATGAAGGTTTTATTCGGGTTTTAGGAAAAGGTAATAAACAACGTTTTGTTCCAATAAATATTCAAACTCAAAAATATATAACCAATTATATTAATGATATTAGAGTTCATATAAATGTAAAAAAAGGCTTTGAAGATACCGTATTTTTAAACAGAAGAGGAAAAAAATTAACACGTGTAATGATTTTTACCATTGTTAAAAATTTAGCCATTAAAATAGATTTAAAAAAGAAAATAAGTCCGCATACTTTTAGACATTCTTTTGCCACTCACCTATTAGAACGCGGAGCTGATTTAAGAGCTATTCAACAAATGTTAGGACACGAAAGTATAACTACTACAGAAATTTATATGCATTTAGATAAAAGCTTTTTAAAAGAAGTTGTTAATACATTTCATCCGAGAAAGTAA
- a CDS encoding M23 family metallopeptidase, translating into MKKAILILFLCIYGSSFSQGNANSKDNYPVNYFSNPLKIPMVLSGTFGELRSNHFHAGLDIKTLGKEGLDVYAPADGYVSRIKVSHWGYGKALYITHPNGYTTVYAHLKKFGKKIEDYVKRQQYKKKSFEIQLFPSAAALPISKNEIIAYSGNTGGSGGPHLHFEIRDSKTEKPINPMLFGIEINDTKKPRINTLIGYSLSENSHINKISKPIQIALVKQNNGDLLSKKIKAFGTIGFGINAYDQLDGAYNKNGLYSLSLNVNGKKVHEFNAKSFSFYESKYINLLIDYERFNTLKQRIQKCFIEPANKLSVYTNTNSNGYITIKDGMDYTVEIIAKDFKGNSQKITIPITGSNDTILVKEKIKKTPYKIKRSIFNVFKKDGITVAFPKYTFYNDFYLDFEVQQDSIVKVHTPTIPLDKKYTLTFDVSKYTESQKKQLYIASIDTRGRTDYETTVKKSTTFYTSTKSLGNFTLLTDNKKPKVSLVNFKNEQWITNYNELKIKIIDNESGIKSYRGEIDGEWILLEYDPKTNLLVYNLNDKSFTTAQHNLKITVTDNVGNSTTLNATFFRKK; encoded by the coding sequence GTGAAAAAAGCAATTTTAATACTATTTTTATGCATCTATGGCTCTAGTTTTAGCCAAGGAAATGCTAATTCTAAAGATAATTATCCTGTAAATTATTTTAGTAACCCTCTTAAAATACCAATGGTTTTATCTGGAACTTTTGGAGAATTAAGGAGCAACCATTTTCATGCTGGTTTAGATATTAAAACCTTAGGAAAAGAAGGTTTAGATGTTTATGCACCTGCAGATGGCTATGTTTCTAGAATTAAAGTTTCACACTGGGGTTATGGAAAAGCGCTTTATATAACCCATCCAAATGGCTATACAACTGTATATGCTCATTTAAAAAAATTCGGTAAAAAAATTGAAGATTACGTAAAAAGACAACAATATAAAAAGAAGAGTTTTGAAATACAATTATTCCCTTCTGCTGCTGCTTTACCTATTTCTAAAAATGAAATTATAGCATATTCGGGTAATACTGGTGGATCAGGTGGACCACATTTACATTTTGAAATAAGAGACTCCAAAACCGAAAAACCTATAAATCCAATGTTGTTTGGTATTGAAATTAACGATACTAAAAAACCAAGGATTAATACCTTAATTGGTTACTCTTTAAGTGAAAATTCTCACATTAATAAAATTTCTAAACCAATACAAATAGCTTTAGTAAAACAAAATAATGGGGATTTATTATCTAAAAAAATAAAAGCTTTTGGAACTATAGGCTTTGGAATAAATGCCTACGATCAATTAGATGGAGCATACAACAAAAACGGATTGTATAGCTTGTCTTTAAATGTTAACGGAAAAAAAGTGCATGAATTTAACGCCAAATCTTTTTCATTTTACGAAAGCAAGTATATAAACTTGCTAATTGATTATGAACGTTTTAATACTTTAAAACAACGTATTCAAAAATGCTTTATTGAACCTGCAAATAAATTAAGTGTGTATACAAACACAAATAGCAATGGCTACATAACTATTAAAGATGGAATGGACTATACTGTTGAAATTATTGCAAAAGATTTTAAAGGCAATAGTCAAAAAATTACAATTCCTATTACAGGTAGTAACGATACTATTTTAGTAAAAGAAAAAATTAAAAAAACTCCTTATAAAATTAAACGTTCTATTTTTAATGTTTTTAAAAAAGATGGAATTACCGTTGCTTTTCCTAAGTATACTTTTTATAACGATTTTTATTTAGATTTTGAAGTGCAACAAGATTCTATTGTAAAAGTACATACTCCTACAATACCTTTAGACAAAAAATACACCTTAACTTTTGATGTTTCAAAATATACTGAAAGTCAAAAAAAACAGCTTTACATAGCTTCAATTGATACTAGAGGAAGAACCGATTATGAAACTACTGTTAAAAAGAGTACTACTTTTTACACTTCAACTAAAAGTTTAGGAAATTTCACATTATTAACTGATAATAAGAAACCTAAAGTCTCTTTAGTTAATTTTAAAAATGAACAATGGATAACAAATTATAACGAATTAAAGATAAAAATTATAGATAATGAATCTGGTATAAAATCTTATAGAGGAGAAATTGATGGAGAATGGATTTTATTAGAATACGATCCGAAAACAAATTTATTAGTTTATAATTTAAACGATAAAAGTTTTACCACAGCCCAACACAATCTTAAAATAACAGTAACAGATAATGTTGGAAACAGTACCACTTTAAATGCTACCTTCTTTAGAAAAAAATAA